GCCGCGCAGCGGAGTGGCGTCCGGGGTGACGGTCTCGGCGGCGGCGGTGATGGCCTCCACGGCCGGCATCGGGTGTACGCGACGCGCGGTGGTAGCCGCGCCCGCCAGCCGCCCGTTGCGAATCACTGCGAGTTCCCATCCTCCTTCCGCAGTTTTCCTGGCGGCTACGAGTTCGGTGATGGCTGCGACCGCGGCGAGACGGTGCATTCTTCGGATCATGTCGGCGAGAACGGTGAGTCGATCACGCAGACGGGCTGCCGATTCGAAAAGCTCGGTGTCGGCGAGTTGTGTGACCCGTACTCGCGCCGCGTCCAACATGGAGTTGTCGACGCCGTCGATCAAAGCGTGGAATCGCGCGGGATACACCGAGTAGTCGTCGGGCGAGAGCACACCTGCCGTCGCTGCCGCGCAACCGCCCACCGCGGTCGGTGGGCAATTCTGTCCGTGTGTGCCGGTGCGTGGGATGCGATTGGAGCAGGTGCGGATCGAACCGAATTCGGAGATGAGCGCCGCGGCGTCCGCGGCATCACTTCGCGCTGTGAAGGGCCCGAGTGAGCTGGTCGTCGGTGTTCTGACGACGGAAAGCCGTGGAAACGCTTCGACCGTCGTGGTGATCCACCATCCCTTTTTGGGGAACTTCGATCGGCGGTTGTACGGCGGGATGTGCGCGCTCAACAACCGGAGTTCACGTACACCTGCTTCGAGACCGTGAGCACACTCGACATAGTCGACATCGACAGCAAGGCCGACCATCTCCTTCATCCGGCCGCGAGTTTCCGAACCGGTGAAGTAGTTCCGGACTCGACGTTGCAGATTGGTCGAGGTACCGACGTACAAGACCTCCTTGCCCGGCCCCGTGAACAGGTATACCCCCGGGGTCCGGGGGAGGTGGGCGGCGAGGGATCGCTTCGCACGCTGTCCGGCTGAGACATTTGGGAGATAGTCGACGAGTTCGGCGTAGCTGTGCACACCCTGATTTCCGACACGCTCGATCAGCGCGTGCAATACGTCTACCGTCGCGCGAGCGTCGTCCAAGGCGCGGTGAGTCGGTGTCGTGCTGACGTCGAACAACGATGCGAGTGCCGACAATTTCACTGATGGGGCCTCGTCGCGGGTGAGTACACGACGCGCCAGTTTGACGGTGCACAAAACTTGGAACTTGGGCCAGGCGATATCCAGTCGGCTGGCAGCGGCTCGGAGAAAACCGGTGTCGAACCCCGCATTGTGGGCGACGAGGACTGCGCCCCGTGCGAATTCCAGGAAGCCGGGAAGTACACGCTCGATGCGCGGTGCGTCGATCAGCATCGCGGAGGTGATTCCGGTCAGCTCGACGATGAAAGGCGGAATCGATCGGCCTGGATCGACGAGTGTGGCGAACTCTCCGATCACCTCACCTCCACGGACCTTGACCGCCCCGATCTCGGTGATCGCTTCGGTATCGGCGCTGCCGCCCGTCGTCTCCAAATCGACGACCACGAAAGTCGTCTGATGTAGCGGGGTGTCCAGTTCATCGAAAGTCAGCTGGATCGGAAGGGTCACAGGACAGGACGGTAGATGGCGGTACCGACAGAATCCTGCGTTGTCGTTTTCGTGGAAGGCGTGTCGTACCTCGCCGATAAGTTCGCCCGAAACAAGTCGGAAGTTCGGGCTGAAACACAAAAGAGACGAGGATCACATGATGGTGGATTGTAGTGACTGCAGGGTTCGAGACATCGCGTGCGGAGACTGCGTCGTAACCGTCCTTCTCGGAGCTCCGGGAGTGGCAGGTTCGGCGGGTGTAGATGTCTGGTCTGCAACGTCGAAAATAGACATCGACCAGGCGGAACTAGGTGCTGTCGGGGTCCTGGCGGAGGTCGGGCTCGTCCCATATTTGCGTTTGGTCGTGGAGAACGACGACGCCCACCGGGGTGCTTCGTTACCGTCCTGTGATTCAAGCCCGGATCGACGTGCGATGTAGTCCGGTTTTCAGATTTTCGAGCCTCTTCGGCGCGTCGGGGTCGACACGGGGGGATGCCATTTCGTAACCTTCCTGAGACCTTGCGGAGTCTCGCCAGTCCAGACAGGAGTGGCGTCGCAAGTCACCGCCTAATCGGGTACTCGTCAGAGTGGCCGTACCGGGAACCCGATTTCTACTGGGGTGAATCCCGCCGGATCGCATTTTGCGAACGGTGGGTAGGGCTGATCTTCCCAGCCCGAACCCGTCAGCTAACTCGGTCGGCGGATGAGTGGAAGAAACGGAGCACAACCTCTCGTGGCGTCACATACTTCAACCCGCCAATTGCGTCGAATACTCGTAGCCGGTGCGATCACTGCCGGCGCGGTCATTTTGCCCGCTGCCCCCGCAATGGCGGCCCCCATCACGATCCCGGGTGTCGGTACGTTCGAAATACCTGAGATCCCGGGCTTGCCCCCGTTGCCGGCTGTCCCTGGACTCCCCGGCGCGCCGGCACCCATCGCTCCGCAGGTCACTCCGGCTGCGAAAGCAGTGCAGGCCGCAGAGTCCAAGGTCGGGTCCCCGTACGTTTACGGTGCATCCGGTCCTGACTCGTTCGATTGCTCCGGTCTGGTTCAGTGGGCATACAAGCAGGCCGGCGTCAGCTTGCCCCGTACGAGCTACGACCAGGCGTCCGCTGGTGTTCCGGTATCCCAGTCCGATCTTCAGCCGGGAGATGTCGTCTCCTTCTACGGTGGATCGCATTCGGGTATCTACGCAGGCGGCGGCAACGTAATCCACGCATCCACCTCGGGTGTTCCCGTCAAGGTTGCACCGGTGTCGTCGATGCCGTTCGACGGAGCTCGTCGATACTGAGTCGTGTGATCGGTACGCAAACAGCATCAGGACCCGGTCTTGCCGGCCGCGGACCTGGTGCTGTTTCGTCGTTTCGCCGGGCCGAGGCGTGCTTGTCCGCCCCTGGATCCGGTCTTGGTTGGACACTGGCGTGACGATTCCGTAATCTTGCCGAGTCCTGACGGTGTAAAAGTCCGAATGTTCGAAAAGTTCCGCTGTATCCGACTTCATTCTCGCCCACGTAACGAAACTGATGGGTAGAGTTTGTTTTCAGCCAATCATGCGCACTTCAGTCGTTTGTGCACTGATGAGCGAACGTCGCAGCAAATCTGCACTGCGCCATTGCTTCATCGACACACCTGCAAGAACGGAGAGTCACCTTCTGTGGCGACACCGACAGTCAAGAATGTTGCTCGATCCAAACGCAGCGTCCTCGCCGCTGCAGCCTGTGCGCTGTGTCTACTCGTCGCACCGGCCGCAACAGCCCAGGCGCAGCCGGGAATAGACAGTGCATCCGATGCGCAGACGCGGTTGTCGGACCTTGCTCGTGAGTCCGAGCAAACGACGGAGGCGTTGCACAACGCGCAAATAGATCTCGATGCCAAGACTGCAGTGCAGCGCGAAGCAGAGTCCGCCGTCGAGACTCATCAGAGCGCGCTCGCGGTCGCCGAGGCGGCGTTGGCCGAGCTGAAGCCCGCTGTGGACAAAGTGGCCAACGTCAACTATCAGGGTGGTCGAACGAACAGGCTGTTCGCCGTGATGGTCAGCGATTCACCCCAACAACTGTTGGACCAGATGTCGGCCCTCGACATCATTTCCGCGGAGACTTCCAGGCAGGTCGGGCAGTTCAAGCAAGCGACGACCGATGCCGCTGCGGCCGAGGAAGCCTCCCGTAGCGCTGCAGACGCGGCGCGCGCGGCTGCAGATCAAGCCAAAATGGTCAGCGACGATCTGCAGGCCAAGCAGAGCGAACTTCAAGGGCAAACGGCAGAAGTAATGGCGGCGTTCAGCGCGCTGTCCGGCGCCGAACGGAGTGACTACGCGGGCAGTCCGCTACCTCCAGGATTCGACCTGTCGAAGATCATCGCGGGATTGGTTCCGGGATCGGGGTCCGGCGCTCTGCAGGCAGGTCTGACGCAGATAGGTAAACCGTATGTGTGGGGCGCTACCGGACCCGATGGCTTCGACTGCTCAGGGCTGGTCGTGTGGGCCTACAAGCAGGTCGGCAAGACGCTCCCGCGGTCCAGCCAGGCGCAAGCTGCCGGCGGAACCCCAGTCGATCAGAAGAGCCTCCAGCCAGGCGACGTCGTTCTCTTCTATCCGGATGCCTCGCATGTCGGCCTGTACGCCGGTAACGGCAACGTGCTGCATGCCTCGACGTTCGGGGTGCCGGTGAAGGTTCAGTCGATGGCGTCGTTCCCGTTCTACGGTGCGCGCCGGTACTGACAGCTCCAGCTTGGTTCACTCGATGACTGTCCGCCGATCTTTATCGGCGGCAGTCCTCGTCGGCGCTCTTGTATGGGTTTCGGGATGTACAGCCTCCGGCCCGCTGGCCGAGTCGACGATGCCTATGCCTATGCCCTCGAATCCTTACGAGGAACAGCGCAGGGCGGGCGTCGAACAGCTTCTGGTGGATTGGGCGGATGCGGTTTCCTCCAACGACGATGCTGAACTGCAAGCTCTGGTCGATCCGGCAGCGTCGCCTGAGTTCCTGCAATCGCTGATCCGCACCGCATCGAACCTCTCGGATGTGCCGCGGTCCGAGTGGGGCTACGAAATCGTGGACGAGCCGGAAACACCCGTCCCTTCCGAAATTGCCGAGCGTGTGGGGGCCGCCGACGTGTGGGCGCCGCCGGTGGTTCTTCGGTATGGCATCGACGGGCCGGATGACCTACCGACCCGCAGACCGATCTCGTTGCTCGTGGCCGAGCGCGACGATAGATGGCGACTGGTGTCCGACACAGACGTACCAGGTATCGACCGACATACCTGGCGGGGACCGTGGGACTTCGGGCCGGTAACGGCCACGCCGATCACGACGGCCGGGGGAACATCGATGGTGCTGGGCAAACAAGAGCAGAACCTGCTCACCTCTCGGCTTGCCACCGAGTTGCCGGCCGCGGTCGAGGCAGTTGCGGACTTCGTGGGTGACGACTGGCCGCGAAAGACGCTGATAGTGACGACGAGTTCTACAGATGAGTTCCTCGCGTCGGCAGGGGGAGTTGCAGGCCCGGATGTGGCGGCTGTGTCCGTCTCTGATGTCGTTGTACCCGGGAATCCGGTGACTGGGCAGCGTGTCGTCTTCTCTCCCTCCGCTGCCGAGCGATTGACCGAGTTCACTACTCGCTCGGTCCTGCGTCACGAACTCACGCACATTGCCGCTCGCGCGAACACAATCGACGGATCGCCGACATGGATGCTCGAGGGGTTCGCTGATTATTCGGGGTACCGCGGATCGGGTGTCGACTTCGCCACGCTGGCTCCGACCCTGAGTCGTGCAGTCGGGGTGGGCGGACCGCCGACGGTTCTCCCGGCAGACTCCGATTTTTCGGCGGGTGGGCTCCGTTCCACCCTCGCGTACGAATCCGCATGGTCCCTGGCAGCGTTCGTCGCTGAGCGATACGGTGAGCCGGTGCTGCGAGATCTCTACGCGCAGTTGGCAACCGGTCCGCAAACAGACACCGAGATCAACGCGGGTCTCGAAGCGACTGTCGGGCCTGGAACCGACACATTCATCGCGGACTGGGGGGCTTGGGTTGCGCATAATGCGAGCTGACCTACGGTGGTGCAATGGGTCGGACGCTCTTGGTAACGAATGACTTTCCCCCGCGTCCCGGAGGTATCCAGTCCTATCTCCAGAGCATCGCGGATAGATTCCCACCCGAAGAGCTGGTGGTGTACGCCCCCCGGTGGCGGGGCGATAGTCATCTCGCGTTCGATGCATGCCAACCGTACGAAGTGGTCCGGCACCCCACGACGCTGATGCTACCGACGCCGCTGGTGGCACGAAGAGCTGCGCAGCTTGTGAAGTCGCACGATTGCGACAGTGTGTGGTTCGGTGCGGCAGCGCCGCTCGCGGTGATGGCTCCAGTGGTCAGACGCGCAGGGGCAGAGACGATCATCGCCAGCACCCATGGACACGAAGTGGGATGGTCGATGATTCCAGGTGGTCGCGGAACGCTGCGAGCGATCGGCAACTCCGTCGACACAGTGACGTACGTAAGCAAGTACACGCGAGGACGGTTCGCGTCGGCCTTCGGTCCACAGGCCGCGCTCGAGCATGTGCCGCCGGGTGTCGACACCGATAAGTTCAAGCCGGATTCCGGCGCGCGAGCGGAACTTCGGGCCCGCTACGGGTTGGGGGATCGACCGACGATACTGTGTCTGTCGCGCTTGGTACCGCGCAAGGGACAGGATTTTCTCATCCGGTCGATGCAGGGGATCAGAGAGGCGATCGACGGTGCGGTTCTGGTTATCGTCGGTGGCGGGCCGTACGAGGGCACCTTACGCGCGCTGGTCCGCAGCTGCGGCGTGGAAGATCACGTGATCTTCACTGGCACAGTCCGTTCGGCAGAGCTGGCCGCGCATCACACGATCGCGGACGTCTTCGCGATGCCGAGCAGAACTCGCGGCTGGGGGCTCGACGTCGAGGGTCTGGGGATCGTCTACCTGGAAGCGTCGGCGTGCGGCGTGCCGGTCGTCGCCGGCATGTCCGGTGGCGCACCGGAAACGGTGCGGCAGAACGAAACCGGACTTGTAGTCGATGGTCGTTCGGTCGAGCAGATCACCGAGGCGATCGTCCGAATTCTGTCCGATGCGACGCTCGCCGCATCGATGGGCGCGGCTGGACGTGAGTGGGTCGAAAAGAGCTGGCGCTGGGATACTCTCGCGCAGAAGCTGCGCAGCCTGCTCTGATCCGCGCCCTGTTCCCTTGTGCGTGTGGTCGGCACAAGGGAACAGACCGGTGACTACTTGGAGTAGATCGCTTCGACGTCGTCCGCGTAGGTCTTGGTGATCACATTGCGTTTGAGCTTCATCGTCGGTGTCACCTCGCCCGCCTCCTCGGTGAAGTCGTTCGGCAGGATCCGGTACTTCTTGATCCCTTCGGCGTGTGAGACGGACTTGTTTGCCTCATCGATCGCCGCATCGATCTCTGCGATCAGGTCCGGATCGGTGGCCAGGTCTGCTGCAGACGAATCTGCGGGTTTGGAGTTGCGCGCCTTCCAGCCGATCAGGGCTTCGGCATCGAGCGTCACCAATGCGCCGATGAACGGCTTCTGATCGCCGACGACGATCGCTTGACTGATCAGGGCATGTGCGCGCAGCTGATCTTCCAGACCTGCGGGCGAGACGTTCTTTCCGCCGGCGGTGACGATCAATTCTTTCTTGCGGCCGGTGATCGTGATGTACCCGTCGGCGTCGAGCGATCCGAGATCGCCGGTACGGAACCACCCGTCATCCAGGGACTCGGCAGTCGCTTCTTCGTTACGCCAGTAGCCGGCGAACACAACAGGGCCGCGCAGCTGAATTTCACCGTCGGGGGCGATACGGACGGTATTGCCGGGGAGAGGTCGACCGACACTGCCGACATGTTGATAGCCGATGGTATTCACCGCAAACGCTGCGCTGGTCTCGGTCAGGCCGTAGCCCTCGTAGATCGGTACCCCGATTCCGCGATAGAAGTGGCCGAGTCGTGCGCCGAGCGGCGCGCCGCCGGAGATCGCCAGCTTGCAGTTACCACCTAGAGCAGCACGGAGTTTCGAGTACACGAGCTTGTCGAACACTGCATGCTTGACTCGAAGTACGACTCCGGTCGAGCCTTCGTCCTTCGACTGGCTCCACGCGACAGCTGTGTCGGCGGCCGTGTCGAAAATCTTTCCCTTGCCGTCGGCATGTGCCTTCTGTCGGGCAGTGTTGAATACTTTCTCGAATACGCGGGGCACCGACAAGATGAAATCCGGCTTGAACGACCCGAACGTGGCGACGAGGTTGGGGATGTCATTCGTGTGGCCGACTGTCGTCCCCGCATCGAAGGCTGCAATCGTGACGGCGCGGGCCAACACGTGCGCGAGCGGCAGGAACATCAGGGTCCGCGTGCCACCTCTCAGCAGTGTCTTGAGCGTCGTCTCGCGGATTCCCTTGGACTCCGCGAGGAGATTGGCATGGGTGAGCTGCACGCCCTTGGGACGGCCGGTAGTACCCGAGGTGTAGATGAGGGTCGCCGGATCGGACGAACGTAGGGCGGCGACACGTGCTTCGACCACGCCGTCGGCAGTGGCCGCACCGAGTTCGATCAATTCGTGGATCGCGCCGGTATCGGCAGTTGCGCCGTCCACCTGGAACGTCCTACGTACCGTCTTCGAGGCTGCGACGACATCGGCGGCTTCGTCGCGATGCTGCTTGTTTTCCAGCACGAGCAGAACCGGCTCGGCGTCGGACAGGATCCACTCGACCTGATTGGCAGATGATGTCTCGTAAATCGGAACCGTAACGCAGCCTGCCGCCCAGATCGCGTAGTCGAGCACCGACCATTCGTAGCGCGTCGAGGACATCAGTGCAACGCGATCACCCTGCTCGACTCCTGAGGCAATCAGGCCTTTGGCAACCGATACGACCTGAGTCGCGAACTGCTCGGCAGTGACGTCGGTCCAACTGCCGTTCTCTTGGCGAAGAAACGCCACCGACTCGGGTGCCGTAGCCCGGCGGGTGAAAACGGAATCGACTGCCGATTCCCCGTCCTCGATTTCGAATCGGGCGGGCACAGTGAACTCACGCACGGGGGTACCTCCAACAACGGATCGGTTAGCTCTACTCACGAGTAGCTCGGATTGTTTGTACTGTAGTCCGGCTTTCTGGAGCAGTTCGACCGCCTCAGGTGCGGCGCCGCGAAAGATATATGTGAAGCTCTTTCGATGAGCAGTATCCAAGTAGCGGATCAAACCTTCATTGCTGTTCCGGGCGCGTGCGTCTCCGAGGCGATGGCGCCGAGAGATCGTTGGCGGTCGTGGTGGCCTGACCTGCGGATCGAGGTGTCCGAAGATCGTGCCGACAAAGGCATCCGTTGGACGATCGACGGAGCGCTGACTGGGACGATGGAAGTGTGGCTAGAGGAAATCCCGGTCCTCGACGGCGTTATCGTCCATTATTTTTTGCATGCGGAACCACCTGCTGGGCGAGAGGGACTCGACCTTGTCGGCGAAAACCGCAGGCGCAGGATTGCGGGAAAGTCGATGGCATTCGCGCTCAAGCGTGAATTGGAGGCAGGCCGCGCTGCGGGCGAGCGTCCGGATCACGCGCGAACCTAGAGGCGGAGGCGCTCTCGCTTACGGTCCCCGTTGTGCGGACCGTAGGCGATCGTGTGTGATGAGAGGTGTCGACGGCACGCGCCGATACCCGGCGAGCGAAGCCCATCGACAACAAATGAGAAAGGAAGCGGACCAACAGCATGGCCGAGAAAACTCAGAGGTCGATCACCGTCGACGCTCCGTCCGCACAGGTAATGGACGTGATCGCAGACTTCGACGCGTATCCGTCCTGGGTCTCGGCAGCGAAGTCCGTGGAGGTGCTCGCTACCGGCTCGAACGGTCGAGCGGACCGCGTGAAGTTCGTCCTGGACGCCGGAATGGTCAAGGACACCTACGAACTTCGCTACGACTGGGCGCCGGATGGAATGGCCGTGGCGTGGGAGCTCGTATCGGGTGAAATGCAGAAGTCGCAGTCGGGGTCGTACACGTTGAAGGACGCCGGCGACGGACGGACCGATGTCGTCTACGAGTTGACGGTAGATCTGAACATTCCGATGATCGGGTTGTTCAAGCGCAAAGCGGAGAAGGTCATCACCGATACCGCGCTCAAAGAGCTGAAGAAGCGAGTCGAAGGCTGAGCGAGGCTCGCGCCGACGCCCGCACCGAAGTCCGACTGTTCGTCGGCAAGGGCGGAGCAGGCAAGACGACGCTTGCCGCCAAAACAGCGATCGAGGACGCCAGGTCGGGGCGTCGAGTGCTGGTGGTGTCCTTCGATCAGGCACATTCGCTGCTCGATGTTCTCGGACGCCCAGCTTTGGATGGTTCGACGTCACCGGTCGTCAACA
This region of Rhodococcus sp. PAMC28707 genomic DNA includes:
- a CDS encoding DEDD exonuclease domain-containing protein, whose product is MTLPIQLTFDELDTPLHQTTFVVVDLETTGGSADTEAITEIGAVKVRGGEVIGEFATLVDPGRSIPPFIVELTGITSAMLIDAPRIERVLPGFLEFARGAVLVAHNAGFDTGFLRAAASRLDIAWPKFQVLCTVKLARRVLTRDEAPSVKLSALASLFDVSTTPTHRALDDARATVDVLHALIERVGNQGVHSYAELVDYLPNVSAGQRAKRSLAAHLPRTPGVYLFTGPGKEVLYVGTSTNLQRRVRNYFTGSETRGRMKEMVGLAVDVDYVECAHGLEAGVRELRLLSAHIPPYNRRSKFPKKGWWITTTVEAFPRLSVVRTPTTSSLGPFTARSDAADAAALISEFGSIRTCSNRIPRTGTHGQNCPPTAVGGCAAATAGVLSPDDYSVYPARFHALIDGVDNSMLDAARVRVTQLADTELFESAARLRDRLTVLADMIRRMHRLAAVAAITELVAARKTAEGGWELAVIRNGRLAGAATTARRVHPMPAVEAITAAAETVTPDATPLRGASPEEVGLIARWLDSDGVRIVRTTDGYAEPVYGAGAWKEWCSISRAASRHEYSASPYPDRYAL
- a CDS encoding C40 family peptidase; translation: MSGRNGAQPLVASHTSTRQLRRILVAGAITAGAVILPAAPAMAAPITIPGVGTFEIPEIPGLPPLPAVPGLPGAPAPIAPQVTPAAKAVQAAESKVGSPYVYGASGPDSFDCSGLVQWAYKQAGVSLPRTSYDQASAGVPVSQSDLQPGDVVSFYGGSHSGIYAGGGNVIHASTSGVPVKVAPVSSMPFDGARRY
- a CDS encoding C40 family peptidase, which produces MATPTVKNVARSKRSVLAAAACALCLLVAPAATAQAQPGIDSASDAQTRLSDLARESEQTTEALHNAQIDLDAKTAVQREAESAVETHQSALAVAEAALAELKPAVDKVANVNYQGGRTNRLFAVMVSDSPQQLLDQMSALDIISAETSRQVGQFKQATTDAAAAEEASRSAADAARAAADQAKMVSDDLQAKQSELQGQTAEVMAAFSALSGAERSDYAGSPLPPGFDLSKIIAGLVPGSGSGALQAGLTQIGKPYVWGATGPDGFDCSGLVVWAYKQVGKTLPRSSQAQAAGGTPVDQKSLQPGDVVLFYPDASHVGLYAGNGNVLHASTFGVPVKVQSMASFPFYGARRY
- a CDS encoding glycosyltransferase family 4 protein, which produces MGRTLLVTNDFPPRPGGIQSYLQSIADRFPPEELVVYAPRWRGDSHLAFDACQPYEVVRHPTTLMLPTPLVARRAAQLVKSHDCDSVWFGAAAPLAVMAPVVRRAGAETIIASTHGHEVGWSMIPGGRGTLRAIGNSVDTVTYVSKYTRGRFASAFGPQAALEHVPPGVDTDKFKPDSGARAELRARYGLGDRPTILCLSRLVPRKGQDFLIRSMQGIREAIDGAVLVIVGGGPYEGTLRALVRSCGVEDHVIFTGTVRSAELAAHHTIADVFAMPSRTRGWGLDVEGLGIVYLEASACGVPVVAGMSGGAPETVRQNETGLVVDGRSVEQITEAIVRILSDATLAASMGAAGREWVEKSWRWDTLAQKLRSLL
- a CDS encoding long-chain fatty acid--CoA ligase; the encoded protein is MREFTVPARFEIEDGESAVDSVFTRRATAPESVAFLRQENGSWTDVTAEQFATQVVSVAKGLIASGVEQGDRVALMSSTRYEWSVLDYAIWAAGCVTVPIYETSSANQVEWILSDAEPVLLVLENKQHRDEAADVVAASKTVRRTFQVDGATADTGAIHELIELGAATADGVVEARVAALRSSDPATLIYTSGTTGRPKGVQLTHANLLAESKGIRETTLKTLLRGGTRTLMFLPLAHVLARAVTIAAFDAGTTVGHTNDIPNLVATFGSFKPDFILSVPRVFEKVFNTARQKAHADGKGKIFDTAADTAVAWSQSKDEGSTGVVLRVKHAVFDKLVYSKLRAALGGNCKLAISGGAPLGARLGHFYRGIGVPIYEGYGLTETSAAFAVNTIGYQHVGSVGRPLPGNTVRIAPDGEIQLRGPVVFAGYWRNEEATAESLDDGWFRTGDLGSLDADGYITITGRKKELIVTAGGKNVSPAGLEDQLRAHALISQAIVVGDQKPFIGALVTLDAEALIGWKARNSKPADSSAADLATDPDLIAEIDAAIDEANKSVSHAEGIKKYRILPNDFTEEAGEVTPTMKLKRNVITKTYADDVEAIYSK
- a CDS encoding polyketide cyclase / dehydrase and lipid transport, which encodes MSSIQVADQTFIAVPGACVSEAMAPRDRWRSWWPDLRIEVSEDRADKGIRWTIDGALTGTMEVWLEEIPVLDGVIVHYFLHAEPPAGREGLDLVGENRRRRIAGKSMAFALKRELEAGRAAGERPDHART
- a CDS encoding SRPBCC family protein translates to MAEKTQRSITVDAPSAQVMDVIADFDAYPSWVSAAKSVEVLATGSNGRADRVKFVLDAGMVKDTYELRYDWAPDGMAVAWELVSGEMQKSQSGSYTLKDAGDGRTDVVYELTVDLNIPMIGLFKRKAEKVITDTALKELKKRVEG